Proteins found in one Methylobacterium sp. CB376 genomic segment:
- a CDS encoding SDR family NAD(P)-dependent oxidoreductase: MLTRFAGQTVVVTGAGTGMGRAAAIRLAREGARSVLVGRRLEPLEAVAAEIAAEGGSALPVACDIGNPAEVEAMVRQATRANGRIDGLFANAGVLGAFKPLAETDATDFEELVGTNLLGTFLSIKHSLPHLRGGAVVINASWTVNSVMPGAGAYAATKGALIAMMHTLALEQGPRDVRVNSISPGIILTPMADAVLDPAFSAKLAAHAPLGRNGTPDDVAGTVAWLLSDDARFVTGQDILVDGGFTLGGPRL; the protein is encoded by the coding sequence ATGCTCACGCGGTTTGCGGGACAAACGGTCGTCGTCACGGGTGCGGGAACCGGCATGGGGCGCGCGGCCGCGATCCGCCTCGCCAGGGAGGGCGCGCGCAGCGTTCTCGTCGGGCGGCGTCTGGAACCCCTCGAAGCGGTCGCTGCCGAGATCGCCGCGGAAGGCGGCTCGGCCTTGCCCGTCGCCTGCGACATCGGCAACCCGGCCGAGGTCGAGGCCATGGTCCGGCAAGCGACGCGCGCCAACGGCCGCATCGACGGCCTTTTCGCGAATGCCGGCGTTCTGGGCGCATTCAAGCCGCTCGCCGAGACGGACGCGACCGACTTCGAAGAGCTTGTCGGCACGAACCTCTTGGGAACCTTCCTCTCGATCAAGCACTCCCTGCCGCATCTTCGAGGCGGCGCCGTTGTGATCAACGCCTCGTGGACCGTCAACAGCGTCATGCCCGGCGCTGGCGCCTACGCGGCAACCAAGGGCGCGTTGATCGCCATGATGCACACGCTCGCCCTGGAGCAGGGGCCGCGCGACGTCCGCGTCAACAGCATCAGCCCCGGCATCATCCTGACGCCGATGGCCGACGCGGTTCTGGATCCGGCCTTCTCAGCCAAGCTGGCCGCCCATGCACCGCTGGGACGAAACGGGACACCCGACGACGTTGCGGGCACCGTCGCGTGGCTCCTCTCCGACGATGCCCGGTTCGTCACGGGTCAGGATATCCTGGTCGATGGCGGCTTCACGCTCGGAGGGCCGCGCCTGTGA
- a CDS encoding extracellular catalytic domain type 1 short-chain-length polyhydroxyalkanoate depolymerase, giving the protein MRKKILPGMAEATRLTRAGRLGEALSVIQRVVRGERPAPAEPAPAAPAAKVNPTPLRALPGGAARAAPAETAASAQPSQAVKPSPAAKPSPAVTPVEAVGRAGLRPAAPAWTAGAAPRPAAPEPRMIPMPHPEGHRPLAEGLRPLAEGLRPLPQGLREIAREIGRKVAPLLDGLVEPAPDAEVAGEAGPGEFLSRHYANAAGQRAYKLYVPGAYRGRAVPLVVMLHGCTQSPDDFAAGTGMNRIADAETFLVAYPAQTAAANHARCWNWFNSADQRRDHGEASLIAGIARAVMEDYAVDPRRVYVAGLSAGGAAAANLAAAYPDLFAAVGIHSGLCAGAASGLPAAMRAMREGAEASSRPERVLPTIVFHGDQDTTVHPRNGAAIIAATGGTLLREEAGVAPNGRAWRRSVLADESGRPRFEHWVVQGSGHAWSGGDAAASYTDPSGPDASREMWRFFLENPKPRR; this is encoded by the coding sequence ATGCGCAAGAAGATCCTCCCCGGCATGGCCGAGGCGACGCGCCTCACGCGGGCCGGGCGCCTCGGCGAAGCGCTGTCCGTGATCCAGCGGGTGGTCCGCGGCGAGCGCCCCGCTCCGGCCGAACCGGCCCCCGCCGCGCCGGCCGCGAAGGTCAACCCGACGCCCCTGCGCGCCCTGCCGGGCGGCGCGGCGCGCGCCGCCCCGGCCGAGACCGCCGCGTCGGCCCAACCCTCCCAAGCGGTAAAGCCCTCCCCGGCGGCAAAGCCGTCCCCGGCAGTGACGCCGGTCGAGGCGGTCGGGCGCGCCGGACTCCGGCCGGCCGCCCCGGCCTGGACGGCGGGCGCGGCGCCGCGCCCGGCCGCGCCGGAACCCCGCATGATCCCCATGCCCCACCCGGAGGGGCACCGGCCCCTCGCGGAGGGGCTTCGGCCCCTCGCGGAGGGGCTGCGCCCTCTCCCGCAGGGGCTGCGCGAGATCGCCCGGGAGATCGGCCGCAAGGTCGCCCCGCTCCTCGACGGGCTGGTCGAGCCGGCCCCGGACGCGGAGGTGGCCGGCGAGGCGGGACCCGGGGAGTTCCTGTCGCGCCACTACGCCAACGCGGCGGGCCAGCGCGCCTACAAGCTCTACGTGCCGGGCGCCTACAGGGGCCGGGCGGTGCCGCTCGTGGTGATGCTGCACGGCTGCACCCAGTCGCCCGACGATTTCGCGGCCGGCACCGGCATGAACCGGATCGCCGATGCCGAGACCTTCCTGGTCGCCTACCCGGCCCAGACCGCCGCGGCCAACCACGCCCGCTGCTGGAACTGGTTCAACAGCGCCGACCAGCGCCGCGACCACGGCGAGGCCTCGCTGATCGCCGGGATCGCCCGGGCGGTGATGGAGGATTACGCGGTCGATCCCCGGCGGGTCTACGTGGCGGGCCTGTCGGCGGGCGGCGCCGCGGCGGCGAACCTGGCGGCGGCCTATCCGGACCTGTTCGCGGCGGTGGGCATCCATTCGGGGCTCTGCGCCGGGGCGGCGAGCGGCCTGCCGGCGGCCATGCGGGCGATGCGGGAGGGCGCGGAGGCGTCGTCCCGGCCGGAGCGGGTGCTGCCCACCATCGTGTTCCACGGCGACCAGGACACGACCGTGCATCCGCGCAACGGCGCGGCGATCATCGCGGCGACGGGCGGCACCCTGCTGCGCGAGGAGGCCGGCGTGGCGCCGAACGGGCGGGCATGGCGGCGCAGCGTCCTGGCGGACGAGAGCGGCCGCCCGCGCTTCGAGCACTGGGTCGTGCAGGGCAGCGGCCACGCGTGGTCGGGGGGCGACGCCGCCGCGAGCTACACCGACCCAAGCGGCCCGGACGCCTCCCGGGAGATGTGGCGCTTCTTCCTGGAGAACCCGAAGCCGCGGCGATAG
- the coaBC gene encoding bifunctional phosphopantothenoylcysteine decarboxylase/phosphopantothenate--cysteine ligase CoaBC, with amino-acid sequence MLPEDSLLPGDSVPLPLANRRVLLVIGGGIAAYKSLDLIRRLRARGAAVRCVLTQGAQGFVTPLAAGALSGERVHTDLFDRDDEADIGHIKLARQADAVVVAPATANLMARMAGGHADDLAATVLLATTLPILIAPAMNVRMWLHPATQRNLATLRADGVAVVGPNEGAMAEAETGPGRMAEPDEIAEALVALLARRAGNPLANPPAGALAGRHVLVTSGPTHEPIDPVRYIANRSSGKQGHAIAAAAAAAGARVTLVSGPVALPDPKGVTVVRVETARAMLAAVEAALPADIAIFAAAVADWRPAAETGEKIKKGPGGPPGIALVENPDILATIARRAQGRPPLVVGFAAETREVVAHARAKIARKGCDLIVANDVSAGTGVMGGDRNTILLIGRDGAVETWPTLAKDEVARRLVAHLAELRAGT; translated from the coding sequence TCGTGATCGGGGGCGGCATCGCGGCCTACAAGTCCCTCGACCTGATCCGGCGCCTGCGCGCGCGCGGCGCCGCCGTGCGCTGCGTGCTGACGCAGGGCGCGCAGGGCTTCGTGACGCCGCTGGCGGCGGGCGCCCTCTCGGGCGAGCGGGTCCATACCGACCTGTTCGACCGGGACGACGAGGCCGATATCGGCCACATCAAGCTTGCCCGGCAGGCCGATGCGGTAGTGGTGGCGCCCGCCACCGCCAACCTGATGGCCCGGATGGCGGGCGGCCACGCGGACGACCTCGCCGCGACGGTGCTGCTCGCCACCACCCTGCCGATCCTGATCGCGCCGGCCATGAACGTGCGGATGTGGCTGCACCCGGCGACGCAGCGCAACCTCGCCACCCTGCGCGCCGACGGCGTCGCGGTGGTGGGCCCGAACGAGGGCGCCATGGCGGAGGCCGAGACCGGCCCCGGCCGCATGGCCGAGCCCGACGAGATCGCCGAGGCGCTGGTGGCGCTGCTGGCGCGCCGCGCCGGCAACCCCCTCGCGAATCCGCCGGCGGGGGCGCTGGCGGGGCGGCACGTCCTCGTCACCTCGGGCCCGACCCACGAGCCGATCGACCCGGTCCGCTACATCGCCAACCGCTCCTCGGGCAAGCAGGGCCACGCCATCGCGGCCGCGGCCGCGGCGGCGGGCGCCCGGGTGACGCTGGTCTCCGGTCCGGTCGCCCTCCCGGACCCGAAGGGGGTCACGGTGGTCAGGGTCGAGACCGCGCGCGCGATGCTCGCCGCCGTGGAGGCGGCCCTGCCCGCCGACATCGCGATCTTCGCCGCCGCCGTCGCCGATTGGCGCCCGGCCGCGGAGACCGGCGAGAAGATCAAGAAGGGGCCGGGCGGTCCTCCGGGCATCGCCCTCGTGGAGAATCCCGACATCCTCGCCACCATCGCGCGGAGGGCGCAGGGTCGCCCGCCCCTGGTGGTCGGCTTCGCCGCCGAGACCCGCGAGGTGGTCGCCCATGCCCGCGCCAAGATCGCCCGCAAGGGCTGCGACCTCATCGTCGCCAACGACGTCTCGGCGGGGACGGGCGTGATGGGCGGGGACCGCAACACGATCCTGCTGATCGGCCGCGACGGCGCGGTCGAGACCTGGCCGACCCTGGCCAAGGACGAGGTCGCCCGGCGCCTCGTCGCGCATCTGGCGGAGCTGCGGGCGGGCACCTGA
- a CDS encoding glutathione S-transferase N-terminal domain-containing protein has protein sequence MDPTLYELAGADPDRRFSPFCWRIRLALEHKGLSFAGRPWRFTEKEAIAFAGSETVPVLVDGERALAGSQAIAAHLEEAHPDRPSLFGGPAGQALTRVIVHWTDGVLHPALAPLLLTEILAVLDPRDRDYFRRTREALFRKPLEAVCPDPEAQLKLLRRTLSPVRVSLREQPYLGGEAPLYADFAVMGAFLWARGVSARPLLDPDDPVEDWRRRMLARLGPDSRALTAA, from the coding sequence ATGGACCCGACGCTCTACGAACTGGCGGGCGCCGATCCGGACCGGCGCTTCTCGCCCTTCTGCTGGCGCATCCGCCTCGCCCTGGAGCACAAGGGCCTGTCCTTCGCGGGCCGGCCCTGGCGCTTCACCGAGAAGGAGGCGATCGCCTTCGCGGGCAGCGAGACGGTGCCGGTGCTGGTCGACGGCGAGCGCGCCCTGGCCGGGTCCCAGGCCATCGCCGCCCACCTGGAGGAGGCCCATCCGGACCGCCCGAGCCTGTTCGGCGGCCCGGCCGGGCAGGCGCTCACCCGGGTGATCGTCCACTGGACGGACGGGGTGCTGCACCCGGCGCTGGCGCCGCTCCTCCTCACGGAGATCCTGGCGGTGCTCGACCCACGCGACCGGGACTACTTCCGCCGCACCCGCGAGGCCCTGTTCCGCAAGCCGCTGGAGGCGGTCTGCCCCGACCCGGAGGCGCAGCTGAAGCTGCTGCGGCGCACGCTCTCGCCCGTGCGGGTGAGCCTGCGCGAGCAGCCCTATCTGGGCGGCGAGGCGCCGCTCTACGCGGATTTCGCCGTGATGGGCGCCTTCCTGTGGGCGCGGGGCGTGAGCGCGCGGCCGCTCCTGGACCCCGACGATCCGGTCGAGGACTGGCGCCGGCGCATGCTGGCGCGGCTCGGGCCCGACTCGCGGGCGCTCACCGCGGCCTGA
- a CDS encoding L-lactate permease, with amino-acid sequence MWNQVYDPFGNAWLSTIAAAVPVVALLALIASGKVKAHIAAVISLVIAFVVATALFGMPVGLATRATLLGVVTGMFPIGWIILNVIFLYRLTVEKGWFATLQQSVAGITADRRLQLLLVAFAFGAFFEGAGGFGTPVAVTGAILIGLGFSPLAASGLSLIANTAPVAYGALGAPIQGLASVTGYDPYLLGAMIGRQLPFFSLLVPFWLIVVFAGFRGMTQIWPAVLVCGASFAAAQFVISNYVNPWIVDIGASLVSMGALVAFLKVWHPSEIWTSTALRTHDDSLAYAPARPASLGAAATPPAASRREIMMAWVPWIILSVIVAIWGTGWFKSLVNPLFTWRYEVEGLHNMVMKVPPVVAKAHPEAAVFLFTYMSFTGTGVLFAAIISGLIMGFGPIRLVRAYLETIWVLRTSLITIAAMLALGVLTRYAGVDATLGLAFAGTGMLYPFFGTLLGWLGVALTGSDTASNVLFGGLQRITSEQLGLSGILMAAANSSGGVMGKMIDAQSIVVASTATGYYGQESRILRFVFWHSIALACLVGGLVMLQAYVPPFTALVLH; translated from the coding sequence ATGTGGAATCAGGTCTACGACCCGTTCGGGAATGCCTGGCTGTCGACGATCGCGGCGGCGGTTCCGGTCGTGGCCCTGCTCGCGCTGATCGCCAGCGGCAAGGTGAAGGCCCACATCGCCGCCGTCATCTCGCTGGTCATCGCCTTCGTGGTGGCGACGGCCTTGTTCGGCATGCCGGTGGGCCTCGCGACCCGCGCCACCCTCCTGGGCGTCGTGACCGGCATGTTCCCGATCGGCTGGATCATCCTCAACGTGATCTTCCTCTACCGGCTCACGGTGGAGAAGGGCTGGTTCGCCACCCTGCAGCAATCGGTGGCCGGAATCACGGCGGACCGGCGGCTGCAGCTCCTCCTCGTCGCCTTCGCGTTCGGGGCCTTCTTCGAGGGGGCGGGGGGCTTCGGCACCCCGGTCGCCGTGACGGGGGCGATCCTGATCGGGCTCGGCTTCTCGCCGCTCGCCGCCTCGGGCCTCTCGCTCATCGCCAACACGGCGCCGGTGGCCTACGGGGCGCTCGGCGCGCCGATCCAGGGCCTCGCCTCGGTGACCGGCTACGACCCCTACCTCCTCGGGGCGATGATCGGCCGGCAGCTCCCCTTCTTCTCGCTGCTGGTGCCGTTCTGGCTGATCGTGGTCTTCGCCGGCTTCCGCGGCATGACCCAGATCTGGCCGGCGGTCCTGGTCTGCGGCGCCTCCTTCGCGGCGGCCCAATTCGTGATCTCGAACTACGTGAATCCCTGGATCGTCGACATCGGCGCCTCGCTCGTGTCGATGGGGGCGCTCGTCGCCTTCCTGAAGGTCTGGCACCCGTCCGAGATCTGGACCTCGACGGCGCTGCGCACCCACGACGATTCCCTGGCCTACGCGCCCGCCCGCCCCGCCTCCCTGGGGGCCGCCGCGACCCCGCCCGCCGCGAGCCGGCGCGAGATCATGATGGCCTGGGTGCCCTGGATCATCCTCTCGGTGATCGTGGCGATCTGGGGCACGGGCTGGTTCAAGAGCCTCGTCAACCCGCTCTTCACCTGGCGCTACGAGGTCGAGGGCCTGCACAACATGGTGATGAAGGTGCCGCCGGTGGTCGCCAAGGCGCACCCGGAAGCGGCCGTCTTCCTCTTCACCTACATGTCCTTCACGGGCACGGGCGTGCTGTTCGCGGCGATCATCTCGGGCCTGATCATGGGGTTCGGCCCGATCCGGCTGGTCCGCGCCTACCTGGAGACGATCTGGGTGCTGCGCACCTCGCTGATCACCATCGCGGCGATGCTGGCGCTCGGCGTGCTCACCCGCTACGCGGGGGTGGACGCCACGCTGGGCCTCGCCTTCGCGGGCACCGGGATGCTCTACCCGTTCTTCGGCACCCTGCTGGGCTGGCTCGGCGTCGCGCTCACCGGGTCGGACACGGCCTCGAACGTGCTGTTCGGCGGCCTGCAGCGCATCACCTCCGAGCAGCTCGGCCTCTCGGGCATCCTGATGGCGGCGGCGAATTCCTCCGGCGGCGTCATGGGCAAGATGATCGACGCGCAGTCGATCGTCGTGGCCTCCACCGCCACCGGCTATTACGGCCAGGAGAGCCGGATCCTGCGCTTCGTGTTCTGGCACTCGATCGCGCTCGCCTGCCTGGTCGGCGGCCTCGTCATGCTGCAGGCCTACGTGCCGCCCTTCACCGCCCTGGTGCTGCACTGA
- a CDS encoding LysR family transcriptional regulator, whose protein sequence is MDIVRCMRAFVATVRAGSMSAAAAELGQSPAMVGQQIAALEERLGTRLLNRTTRRQSLTDFGASYVEQCRDILERIALAQEAAELQQTRVQGRLRITAPTTFGAEALMPALGGYRLTAPDVELDITLSDRNVDLVEEGFDLAFRIGAIQDSAMIARPLAPYRMVVCAAPDYLARRGTPIHPDDLEGHEAIAFTPSARSPWTFARGDDERAVTPPRMITVNSGQAVRAAARAGLGIIMQPEILVRRDMETGCLVRLFPEWRLGDRPMWLLYHRDRRMTPRLRSFISFATAAFGVA, encoded by the coding sequence ATGGACATCGTGCGCTGCATGCGGGCGTTCGTTGCGACGGTGCGGGCCGGTTCGATGAGCGCCGCTGCGGCGGAGCTGGGGCAATCTCCGGCAATGGTCGGACAGCAGATCGCGGCGCTGGAGGAACGCCTCGGCACGCGCCTTCTGAACCGCACGACGCGGCGTCAAAGCCTGACGGATTTCGGGGCGAGCTATGTCGAGCAGTGCCGCGACATTCTGGAGCGCATCGCGCTTGCCCAAGAGGCCGCGGAGCTTCAGCAGACGCGGGTACAGGGTCGATTGCGGATCACGGCGCCCACCACCTTCGGCGCAGAGGCGCTGATGCCGGCACTTGGCGGCTATCGACTGACCGCACCCGATGTGGAACTCGACATCACCCTGTCGGATCGCAATGTCGATCTCGTCGAGGAAGGCTTCGATCTCGCCTTCCGCATCGGCGCGATCCAGGACAGCGCCATGATCGCCAGACCTCTGGCGCCCTATCGCATGGTGGTCTGCGCCGCGCCCGACTACCTCGCCCGCCGAGGAACGCCGATCCATCCGGACGACCTGGAAGGCCATGAAGCCATCGCTTTCACGCCTTCGGCGCGTTCGCCGTGGACATTCGCGAGGGGTGACGACGAGAGAGCGGTGACACCTCCACGCATGATCACCGTGAACAGCGGCCAGGCAGTCCGCGCAGCGGCGCGCGCGGGCCTCGGCATCATCATGCAGCCGGAGATCCTCGTGCGGCGCGATATGGAGACCGGCTGCCTTGTCCGGCTGTTCCCGGAGTGGCGGCTGGGTGACAGACCGATGTGGCTTCTCTACCACCGTGACCGGCGCATGACGCCACGCCTGCGCAGCTTCATCTCCTTCGCGACCGCGGCCTTCGGTGTCGCGTGA
- a CDS encoding DUF1476 domain-containing protein produces the protein MTTPFEERERAAEALFAHEEEMRFRALVRRNRIIGTWMSARLGLSEAEGEAYTRRLVETIASPLTDAALKERLRGELGERGLDAAAAEVPDLFARAQAEAARAVREEDRAV, from the coding sequence ATGACGACCCCGTTCGAGGAGCGCGAGCGCGCCGCCGAGGCCCTGTTCGCGCACGAGGAGGAGATGCGGTTTCGCGCCCTGGTGCGGCGCAACCGCATCATCGGCACCTGGATGAGCGCGCGGCTCGGCCTGTCGGAGGCGGAGGGCGAGGCCTATACGCGCCGGCTGGTGGAGACCATCGCCTCCCCGCTCACCGACGCGGCGCTGAAGGAGCGGCTGCGCGGCGAATTGGGCGAGCGCGGCCTCGACGCGGCCGCGGCCGAGGTGCCGGACCTGTTCGCGCGCGCCCAGGCCGAGGCGGCGCGGGCGGTGCGGGAGGAGGAC
- a CDS encoding ATP-binding protein, which produces MTISVEMGVAAGHQAAALDLEELLATRLLVQGNSGSGKSHLLRRLLEQSAAHVQQVVIDPEGDFVTLADRFGHVVVDGAHGEADLQRIAARVRAHRVSVVLTLESLDVEAQMRAAAAFLGGLFDAERDHWYPVLVVVDEAQLFAPAAAGEVSDEARKASLGAMTNLMCRGRKRGLAGVIATQRLAKLAKNVAAEASNFLMGRTFLDIDMARAADLLGLERRQAESFRDLERGSFVALGPALSKRPLTLRIGPVATAPRSTSPKLVPLPAPAAEDLRDLILTPAADEPPRMPAPRPAAPRPSPVDLLQQLAQARPLPPEPEEQPALGPEEREAALAAILREIAADPDAGHHTVAVLYQDFLVRCRMRRVGAPLDLPAFRRRLAVARAGLEEGGREAEADAVLDACAGLPEEVQGLFLLLARAARAGAPCPSDEALARAIGSRSPGRARRLLAFVESRGAVVCRTDFRGNRIVAIPGLGCETGPGDPKAAPGDPKAAPSDPKAAPGGPKGAAEPPAGLFAAE; this is translated from the coding sequence ATGACGATCAGCGTGGAGATGGGCGTGGCGGCCGGCCACCAGGCCGCCGCCCTCGATCTGGAGGAACTCCTCGCCACCCGCCTCCTCGTCCAGGGCAATTCGGGCTCGGGCAAGTCGCACCTGCTGCGCCGCCTGCTGGAGCAGAGCGCCGCCCATGTCCAGCAGGTCGTGATCGATCCGGAGGGCGACTTCGTCACCCTGGCCGACCGCTTCGGCCACGTGGTGGTCGACGGGGCGCACGGGGAGGCGGATCTGCAGCGCATCGCCGCGCGGGTGCGCGCCCACCGGGTCTCGGTGGTGCTGACCCTGGAGAGCCTCGACGTCGAGGCGCAGATGCGGGCCGCCGCCGCCTTCCTGGGCGGCCTGTTCGACGCCGAGCGCGACCATTGGTACCCGGTGCTCGTCGTCGTCGACGAGGCGCAGCTCTTCGCCCCGGCCGCCGCCGGCGAGGTCTCGGACGAGGCCCGCAAGGCGTCGCTCGGCGCCATGACCAACCTGATGTGCCGCGGCCGCAAGCGGGGCCTCGCCGGGGTCATCGCCACCCAGCGCCTCGCCAAGCTCGCCAAGAACGTCGCCGCGGAAGCCTCGAACTTCCTGATGGGCCGCACCTTCCTCGACATCGACATGGCCCGCGCCGCCGACCTGCTCGGCCTGGAGCGGCGCCAGGCCGAGAGTTTTCGCGACCTGGAGCGCGGCTCCTTCGTGGCGCTCGGGCCGGCCCTGTCGAAGCGCCCGCTGACCCTGCGCATCGGCCCGGTCGCGACCGCGCCGCGCTCGACGAGCCCCAAGCTCGTGCCGCTGCCCGCCCCCGCGGCCGAGGACCTGCGCGACCTCATCCTGACCCCCGCCGCCGACGAGCCGCCGCGGATGCCGGCGCCCCGCCCGGCCGCCCCGCGGCCCTCGCCGGTCGACCTGCTGCAGCAGCTCGCCCAGGCCCGGCCCCTGCCGCCGGAGCCCGAGGAGCAGCCCGCCCTCGGCCCGGAGGAGCGGGAGGCGGCCCTCGCGGCGATCCTGCGCGAGATCGCCGCCGACCCGGATGCCGGGCACCACACGGTCGCGGTGCTCTACCAGGATTTCCTGGTGCGCTGCCGCATGCGCCGGGTCGGGGCGCCCCTCGACCTGCCGGCTTTCCGGCGCCGGCTCGCGGTAGCGCGGGCGGGGCTCGAGGAGGGCGGGCGGGAGGCCGAGGCGGATGCGGTGCTCGACGCCTGCGCGGGCCTGCCGGAGGAGGTGCAGGGGCTGTTCCTGCTCCTCGCCCGCGCGGCCCGCGCCGGGGCGCCGTGCCCCTCGGACGAGGCCCTGGCGCGGGCGATCGGCTCCCGCTCGCCCGGCCGGGCGCGGCGGCTCCTCGCCTTCGTGGAGAGCCGCGGTGCCGTCGTCTGCCGGACCGATTTCCGCGGCAACCGGATCGTGGCGATCCCGGGCCTCGGCTGCGAGACCGGCCCGGGCGACCCCAAGGCGGCGCCAGGCGACCCCAAGGCGGCGCCAAGCGACCCCAAGGCGGCGCCGGGCGGCCCGAAGGGGGCGGCCGAGCCTCCGGCGGGGCTGTTCGCGGCCGAGTAG